In the genome of Anomalospiza imberbis isolate Cuckoo-Finch-1a 21T00152 chromosome 29, ASM3175350v1, whole genome shotgun sequence, one region contains:
- the LOC137463481 gene encoding proline-rich protein 9-like — translation MSYYYEQCKQPCLPPPICLQKCAKCPEPCATKCVEVCQAPCATQCVEVCQAPCATQCVTQCAEPCATQCATSCAPQCVDVCAKPCSSQCVEVCAPQCVDVCATQCATSCAPQCVDVCPTQCATSCAPQCVDVCPTQCPAQCPEPCVTKCVEKCQAEVCSTKCVESCETVCLEPCSHPC, via the coding sequence ATGTCCTACTACTACGAGCAGTGCaagcagccctgcctgccccctCCCATCTGCCTGCAGAAGTGCGCCAAGTGCCCGGAGCCCTGCGCCACCAAGTGCGTCGAGGTCTGCCAGGCCCCCTGTGCCACCCAGTGCGTCGAGGTCTGCCAGGCCCCCTGTGCCACCCAGTGCGTCACCCAGTGCGCGGAGCCCTGTGCCACCCAGTGCGCCACCAGCTGCGCCCCGCAGTGCGTGGACGTCTGCGCCaagccctgctccagccagtGCGTGGAGGTCTGCGCCCCGCAGTGCGTCGACGTCTGTGCCACCCAGTGCGCCACCAGCTGCGCCCCGCAGTGCGTGGATGTCTGCCCCACCCAGTGCGCCACCAGCTGCGCCCCGCAGTGCGTGGACGTCTGCCCCACCCAGTGCCCCGCCCAGTGCCCCGAGCCCTGTGTCACCAAGTGCGTGGAGAAGTGCCAGGCCGAGGTTTGCAGCACCAAGTGCGTGGAGTCGTGCGAGACCGTGTGCCTGGAGCCCTGCTCCCACCCTTGCTGA